In Malus sylvestris chromosome 15, drMalSylv7.2, whole genome shotgun sequence, a single genomic region encodes these proteins:
- the LOC126601749 gene encoding uncharacterized protein LOC126601749, producing MAARASVLALHQVSNAHRTSTSSPAHASKPAPPRGLALPGRRQLALSLTWTAALAAVAAKEVKAEDIGLFGLRRKVKEAEKEVEVIVKEGFEAAEKGLETAEKGLESAEKGIESVERGIETAEEGVEAALSFGGLAQAGAVAGAEAVGVLVATSIVNGILGPDS from the coding sequence CGCACCGCACCTCCACCTCCTCCCCGGCGCACGCTTCCAAGCCTGCGCCGCCTCGTGGACTCGCATTACCCGGGCGGAGACAGTTGGCGCTGTCGCTGACGTGGACGGCGGCGCTGGCAGCTGTGGCTGCGAAGGAAGTGAAGGCGGAGGACATTGGGCTGTTTGGGCTGAGGAGGAAGGTGAAAGAGGCGGAGAAGGAAGTGGAGGTGATAGTGAAGGAAGGGTTCGAGGCGGCGGAGAAGGGGCTGGAAACGGCGGAGAAGGGGCTAGAATCGGCGGAGAAGGGGATAGAATCGGTGGAGCGAGGGATTGAAACGGCTGAGGAAGGGGTGGAAGCGGCGTTGAGCTTCGGGGGTTTGGCACAGGCTGGAGCGGTGGCAGGAGCGGAGGCTGTGGGGGTTTTGGTGGCGACTTCGATTGTGAATGGGATTTTGGGGCCGGATAGTTAG